Proteins from a genomic interval of Polyodon spathula isolate WHYD16114869_AA chromosome 1, ASM1765450v1, whole genome shotgun sequence:
- the LOC121316719 gene encoding probable ATP-dependent RNA helicase DDX4 gives MADEDWENEAGTSSAPLFFPNKNIMDTFGNKDDFKNNMFTTGNENSSWNNDHDKSRGFGRRGGFGNQGGTDCENGGGSFGNRGGGFRGSSFESGGGRGREGARGFGRGRGGFRQDNGDNSFGSSCGFGGRRGGFRSRSGDDDGEGGGRGRFGRGGSRGGYKGRDEEVLSSEKAPFRSDREDEGGENAGPKVNYVPPPPPEEEDMIFAHYETGINFNKYDDILVDVSGNAPLAIMSFEEAGLCDTLSRNISKSGYVKPTPVQKHGIPIVLGGCDLMACAQTGSGKTAAFLLPILQQLMKDGVAASKFSELQEPEAIIVAPTRELINQIYLEARKYAYGTCVRPVVVYGGISTGYTIREVLKGCNLLCGTPGRLMDIIGRGKVGLSKLRYLVLDEADRMLDMGFEPEMRKLVASPGMPPKEERQTLLFSATYPEDIQKLAADFLKPGYIFLAVGQVGGACSDVEQNVLQVSQYSKRDKLVEMLQTTGTERIMVFVETKRKADFIATFLCQEKIPTTSIHGDREQREREQALGDFRTGKCPVLVATSVAARGLDIEHVQHVVNFDLPSSIDEYVHRIGRTGRCGNTGKAISFFDPESDSPIARSLVKVLSDAKQEVPAWLEEVAFSAYGTAGFNPRGNVFASVDSRKGPGGNKSFGIRESSQPAIAVDEDAWE, from the exons GACACCTTTGGCAACAAAGATGATTTCAAAAACAACATGTTTACTACAG GTAATGAAAACAGTTCCTGGAACAATGACCATGACAAAAGCCGTGGCTTTGGAAGAAGGGGTGGCTTTGGGAATCAAGGAG GCACTGACTGTGAAAATGGGGGAGGCAGTTTTGGAAACCGTGGTGGAG GGTTCAGGGGTTCTTCGTTTGAATCAGGCGGTGGACGAGGCAGAGAAGGAGCCCGTGGGTTtggaagagggagaggaggattCCGGCAGG ataatggaGACAATAGTTTTGGCAGCTCCTGTGGGTTTGGAGGCAGAAGAGGAGGATTTAGAAGTCGTTCAG GTGATGACGATGGTGAAGGAGGAGGACGAGGAAGATTTGGCCGGGGAGGATCTCGAG gtGGTTATAAAGGAAGGGATGAAGAAGTACTTTCTTCAGAAAAAG CACCATTTAGGTCTGATAGAGAGGATGAAGGTGGTGAAAATGCAG GTCCCAAGGTGAATTATGTACCCCCTCCACCTCCGGAAGAGGAAGATATGATTTTTGCTCATTACGAGACCGGAATCAACTTTAACAAATATGATGATATCCTAGTGGATGTATCTGGAAACGCTCCACTGGCAATAATG TCTTTTGAAGAGGCTGGCCTATGTGACACTTTAAGCAGGAATATCAGTAAATCGGGATATGTCAAGCCCACTCCAGTTCAGAAGCATGGCATTCCGATAGTTTTAGGAGGCTGTGACTTAATGGCATGTGCGCAGACAGGATCTGGAAAAACT gcaGCATTTCTGTTGCCCATCTTGCAACAATTGATGAAGGATGGAGTTGCTGCTAGTAAGTTCAGTGAACTACAGGAGCCTGAAGCAATAATCGTAGCTCCAACAAGAGAGCTAATAAACCAGATCTATTTGGAGGCTAGGAAATACGCGTATGG AACCTGTGTGAGGCCGGTTGTAGTGTATGGCGGGATAAGCACTGGGTACACAATACGGGAAGTTTTGAAAGGATGCAACTTATTATGTGGAACTCCAGGAAGACTCATGGATATCATTGGTAGAGGGAAG GTCGGACTAAGCAAACTAAGGTACCTAGTACTGGATGAAGCAGATCGGATGTTGGATATGGGATTTGAGCCAGAAATGCGCAAGCTGGTAGCATCTCCTGGCATGCCTCCAAAGGAAGAACGGCAGACACTTTTGTTTAGTGCCACTTACCCAGAGGATATTCAGAA GTTAGCTGCAGACTTTTTAAAGCCTGGCTACATATTCCTTGCGGTTGGTCAAGTAGGAGGTGCTTGTAGTGATGTGGAGCAAAATGTGCTGCAAGTCTCTCAATATTCAAAGAGAGACAAGCTGGTTGAAATGCTTCAGACCACAG GCACTGAACGCATCATGGTTTTTGTTGAAACTAAAAGAAAAGCAGACTTCATTGCAACTTTCCTCTGTCAAGAAAAAATCCCAACCACAAGTATTCACGG GGATCGAGAACAGAGGGAAAGGGAGCAAGCACTTGGAGATTTCCGCACTGGGAAGTGTCCTGTTCTGGTTGCAACCTCTGTGGCTGCTAGGGGGCTGGATATtgagcatgtgcagcatgttgTAAACTTTGACCTCCCGTCTTCCATTGACGAGTATGTCCACCGTATTGGTCGCACAGGGCGCTGTGGAAACACTGGCAAAGCAATATCCTTCTTCGACCCGGAGTCTGACTCTCCCATAGCTCGCTCCCTGGTGAAGGTTCTTTCTGAT gctaaaCAGGAAGTTCCTGCTTGGCTGGAGGAAGTAGCATTCAGTGCTTACGGGACTGCTGGCTTCAATCCAAGAGGAAATGTGTTTGCATCAGTGGACTCCCGTAAA GGTCCTGGTGGGAATAAAAGCTTTGGAATTCGTGAGTCAAGCCAGCCAGCAATCGCTGTGGACGAAGACGCTTGGGAGTGA